In Schlegelella aquatica, one DNA window encodes the following:
- a CDS encoding oxepin-CoA hydrolase, alternative type, with product MPSELRTERQDSTLVLIMSDPDTRNALSEEITAGAVEALNVAESSEEIRSVVITGAHGIFCAGGNLHKLRENARLGPEVQTARIERFHRWIEAIRTFPKPVIAAVEGAAAGAGVSIALACDLVVAARDARFSMAYSRVGLSPDGGLTWHLMQALPRQLVAQLLWTAEPVTSEQLHAWGLVNRVTDTGLSLSEALKLAQQVTRRAPNVLASTKELLNHWPTQPLPQQLDAERDAFVDNLLHPNGAEGIDAFFEKREPRYR from the coding sequence ATGCCCAGCGAGCTTCGTACCGAACGCCAGGACAGCACGCTCGTCCTCATCATGAGCGACCCCGACACGCGCAACGCGCTGTCCGAGGAGATCACCGCCGGCGCCGTCGAGGCGCTCAACGTCGCCGAGTCGTCCGAGGAGATTCGCAGCGTCGTCATCACGGGGGCCCACGGGATCTTCTGCGCGGGAGGCAACCTGCACAAGCTGCGCGAGAACGCCCGCCTCGGGCCCGAGGTGCAGACGGCTCGCATCGAGCGCTTCCACCGGTGGATCGAAGCCATCCGCACCTTCCCCAAGCCGGTGATCGCTGCGGTGGAAGGAGCGGCGGCGGGGGCGGGCGTGTCGATCGCGCTGGCCTGCGATCTCGTCGTGGCGGCCCGCGATGCCCGCTTCTCGATGGCGTACTCGAGGGTCGGCCTCTCGCCCGACGGCGGGCTCACCTGGCATCTGATGCAAGCCCTGCCACGCCAATTGGTGGCGCAACTGCTGTGGACGGCCGAACCGGTCACGTCCGAGCAGCTTCATGCGTGGGGCCTTGTCAATCGAGTGACAGACACGGGACTCAGCCTGAGCGAAGCTCTCAAGCTGGCGCAGCAAGTGACCCGTCGGGCGCCGAACGTGCTCGCCTCCACGAAGGAACTCCTGAACCACTGGCCGACCCAGCCCCTGCCCCAGCAACTCGATGCCGAGCGTGACGCCTTCGTCGACAACTTGCTTCACCCCAACGGGGCGGAAGGCATC
- a CDS encoding type IV pilus assembly protein FimV: protein MKIQRVQLACMIALLGAPSLSTALGWGNPRTSAVLGRPLDFAVPVRVEPGEEFASECVDAEVHFGESRVSGSQVQVRVEPLPGAAGERLVRVQTTASIEEPIVSIQVGTGCRARLVRKFVAFADPPLVATDGTALPGVSGLPSTSGAAAQEGRRPRAEAPRTGPSAQASGEGASKTNERRAASRTAARERADASRGRASVVPSSSPRSEAKAGPGAPRTPAPQPAPRLKLDPLELESVASLRLTHEPSGASSTSDPAQREAAAALWAGMSATPEEAASASARMQALEQSLQQLRAESARTRESLESLQAQLRAAREDRYANPLVYALGALSAALAAALLWVLARRGAPPARQWWAPSALAESRRRALEEEVSALQSERRDSADRPKADVRRPSGPATFCEEAQPAPRAGPAVEAPSPVASAAAAPAPRAVLPLREDHAHNGKVSVEELIDLEQQAEFFVALGQEESAIALLQSHVQHHPDGSPLPYLKLMELHQQRGDREAYESVRGEFNQRFNAYAPAWEESLADGRSLEDYPAVISRLQGLWETPARALEVLQASLLRRDASAQTFDLPAYRELLLLYSIAGERVEHADEGGVDILLPFDEPAPRFGQTMLEPLTAAGAAPGPDTGPAAPPAPQFEIDLPLDDFPPVPAPSPAPVDHPPGRVIDFEPVDLDVNVPARGGDGRTGRG, encoded by the coding sequence ATGAAGATTCAACGCGTCCAGCTCGCTTGCATGATCGCGCTGCTGGGTGCTCCGTCGCTGAGTACCGCCCTCGGCTGGGGCAACCCGCGCACCTCTGCCGTGCTCGGCCGGCCTCTCGATTTCGCCGTCCCTGTGCGTGTCGAGCCCGGTGAGGAGTTCGCATCCGAATGCGTGGACGCGGAAGTCCACTTCGGTGAGTCTCGCGTCTCCGGTTCCCAGGTGCAGGTGCGTGTCGAACCGCTCCCTGGCGCTGCGGGCGAGCGGCTCGTCAGGGTGCAGACGACGGCCAGCATCGAAGAGCCGATCGTGTCGATTCAGGTCGGCACGGGCTGCCGCGCTCGCCTCGTGCGCAAGTTCGTGGCCTTCGCCGACCCGCCTCTCGTCGCCACCGACGGGACGGCACTGCCAGGCGTTTCCGGGCTGCCTTCGACGAGCGGTGCGGCAGCGCAGGAAGGGCGGCGCCCTCGCGCCGAAGCCCCACGCACCGGCCCTTCTGCCCAGGCGTCGGGCGAAGGGGCCTCCAAGACGAACGAGCGTCGAGCGGCGTCCCGGACTGCGGCGCGCGAGCGGGCCGATGCCTCGCGTGGTCGAGCTTCGGTGGTGCCGTCGTCATCCCCGCGCTCCGAGGCGAAGGCAGGTCCGGGGGCCCCCCGCACACCCGCGCCGCAGCCCGCCCCGCGACTCAAGCTCGATCCGCTCGAACTCGAGTCGGTCGCGTCCTTGCGCCTGACGCACGAGCCGTCCGGCGCTTCGTCGACCAGCGACCCGGCGCAGCGCGAGGCTGCCGCAGCGTTGTGGGCCGGCATGAGCGCCACCCCCGAAGAGGCGGCCAGTGCCAGCGCAAGAATGCAGGCGCTGGAGCAGAGCCTGCAGCAGCTGCGCGCCGAGTCGGCCCGCACCCGAGAGAGCCTCGAGTCGCTGCAAGCCCAGTTGCGCGCAGCCCGAGAGGACCGCTACGCCAACCCCCTCGTCTACGCCCTGGGGGCCCTGTCCGCCGCGCTCGCCGCGGCTCTGCTGTGGGTGCTCGCGCGCCGCGGTGCGCCGCCGGCGCGTCAATGGTGGGCTCCCTCGGCCCTGGCCGAGAGCCGGCGCCGCGCCCTGGAAGAGGAGGTGTCGGCGTTGCAGAGTGAGCGACGCGACTCGGCGGATCGGCCGAAGGCCGACGTCCGACGCCCGTCCGGCCCTGCCACGTTCTGCGAGGAGGCCCAACCGGCGCCGAGGGCCGGGCCCGCCGTGGAGGCCCCGTCGCCGGTGGCGTCTGCCGCGGCCGCGCCTGCGCCGCGCGCGGTGCTGCCCCTGCGCGAGGACCACGCTCACAACGGCAAGGTCTCGGTCGAGGAACTGATCGACCTGGAACAGCAGGCGGAGTTCTTCGTGGCCCTCGGGCAGGAGGAGTCCGCCATCGCGTTGCTGCAGAGTCATGTGCAGCATCACCCCGACGGCAGCCCGCTGCCGTACCTGAAGTTGATGGAGCTCCACCAGCAGCGCGGCGACCGCGAAGCCTACGAGTCGGTGCGCGGCGAGTTCAACCAGCGGTTCAACGCGTATGCGCCGGCCTGGGAAGAATCACTGGCCGACGGGCGCTCGTTGGAGGACTACCCCGCCGTGATCTCGCGGCTGCAGGGGCTGTGGGAGACGCCGGCGCGGGCACTGGAGGTGCTGCAGGCTTCGCTGCTGCGGCGCGACGCCTCGGCCCAAACCTTCGACCTGCCCGCGTATCGCGAGTTGCTGCTGCTGTACTCCATCGCGGGCGAGCGGGTGGAACATGCCGACGAAGGCGGGGTGGACATCCTGCTGCCTTTCGACGAACCCGCACCTCGCTTTGGGCAGACGATGCTGGAGCCGCTGACGGCTGCGGGGGCGGCACCTGGGCCGGACACTGGACCCGCGGCACCGCCCGCGCCTCAGTTCGAGATCGACCTGCCGCTGGACGACTTCCCGCCTGTTCCCGCGCCGTCACCTGCTCCCGTGGACCACCCTCCCGGACGTGTCATCGATTTCGAGCCGGTGGACCTGGATGTGAACGTCCCGGCCCGCGGCGGCGACGGCCGCACGGGCCGCGGCTGA